Proteins co-encoded in one Bacillota bacterium genomic window:
- a CDS encoding carbamoyl phosphate synthase small subunit codes for MKAFLCLSDGTVFEGQSLGAVGVTVGETVFNTGMTGYQEVLTDPSYYGQIITMTYPIQGNYGINDEDGESLKAWGKGFIVRESCDAPSNFRKTGKLDEYLKKQGIIGIMGIDTRAVTRKIREQGVMNGAIVSGDDAESLIKSPELMDKINSYVITGAVDAVTCKKAEVFEPEGEMLKNVALYDFGYKHNILRSLLKRGCRVTLLPADTSAKEVLKGGYDGIMLSNGPGDPAENTAIISELKKLRKSGLPIFGICLGHQLMALAAGAKTEKLKYGHRGANHPALDIEKDRTYITSQNHGYAVVADTLPKDICKLSFVNVNDNTVEGVRYFDAPVFTVQFHPEACPGPQDTGYLFDEFMKLMEGEKTCR; via the coding sequence ATGAAAGCATTTCTTTGTCTGTCTGACGGAACTGTGTTTGAGGGGCAGTCTCTCGGCGCTGTCGGCGTTACAGTCGGCGAAACGGTATTCAACACTGGAATGACCGGATACCAGGAGGTGCTGACCGACCCGTCTTATTACGGTCAGATAATCACAATGACATACCCCATTCAGGGGAATTACGGTATAAATGACGAGGACGGAGAGTCACTCAAGGCATGGGGCAAGGGGTTCATCGTGCGTGAAAGCTGTGATGCCCCGTCAAACTTCCGCAAAACCGGAAAACTCGATGAATACCTTAAAAAGCAGGGCATTATCGGCATAATGGGCATAGACACCCGCGCCGTTACAAGGAAGATACGTGAACAGGGCGTTATGAACGGCGCCATTGTTTCGGGCGACGATGCGGAAAGCCTTATCAAGTCTCCGGAACTCATGGATAAAATAAATTCTTATGTAATAACCGGCGCTGTGGATGCTGTCACCTGCAAAAAGGCAGAGGTTTTTGAGCCGGAAGGCGAAATGCTTAAAAACGTTGCTCTTTATGACTTTGGATATAAACACAACATACTGCGCTCTCTTTTAAAGCGCGGCTGCCGTGTGACGCTTTTGCCTGCCGACACCAGCGCGAAGGAAGTTTTAAAAGGCGGGTATGACGGCATTATGCTTTCAAACGGCCCCGGAGACCCGGCTGAAAATACCGCAATAATATCTGAGCTTAAAAAACTTAGAAAAAGCGGGCTGCCCATTTTCGGCATATGCCTTGGGCATCAGCTTATGGCGCTTGCGGCGGGTGCAAAAACAGAAAAACTGAAATACGGTCACCGCGGCGCAAATCACCCCGCTCTTGATATCGAAAAAGACAGGACATATATAACAAGCCAGAATCATGGCTACGCTGTGGTTGCTGATACTCTTCCAAAGGACATTTGCAAGCTGAGTTTCGTAAACGTAAATGACAACACGGTCGAGGGCGTGAGATATTTCGACGCGCCTGTCTTTACGGTGCAGTTTCACCCGGAGGCCTGCCCCGGTCCGCAGGATACAGGGTATCTGTTTGACGAATTTATGAAGCTGATGGAAGGAGAAAAAACATGCCGCTGA
- the pyrF gene encoding orotidine-5'-phosphate decarboxylase translates to MSIDKLIEKIIDKQNPTVAGLDPLLSYIPEHILEEAKNSSDDPFTCAANALLSFNKGLIDELCDIVPAVKPQSAYYELYGWQGVRAYHETVAYAKSRGLYVIGDVKRGDIGSTAEAYAKGHIGETDIFGKSYRAFNEDAVTVNPYLGTDGIDPFLKLCSDRMIFILVKTSNKSSGEYQDRISDGKTLYELVAENVKKYGETLMGKYGYSAAGAVVGATYPKQLASLREQCPSTFFLVPGYGAQGGGASDAAAAFDKRGLGAVVNSSRGIMCAWKKENCHGKDFAKAARREAIRMKEDLLSVLGGRITY, encoded by the coding sequence ATGTCGATCGATAAGCTGATAGAAAAAATAATTGACAAACAAAATCCGACCGTTGCGGGGCTTGACCCGCTGCTGTCCTACATACCGGAGCATATTTTGGAAGAGGCGAAAAACAGCTCTGACGATCCGTTTACATGTGCCGCAAATGCACTGCTCAGCTTCAATAAGGGGCTTATTGACGAGCTTTGCGACATCGTGCCGGCGGTGAAGCCGCAGTCGGCTTATTATGAACTCTATGGCTGGCAGGGCGTCCGCGCTTACCATGAAACTGTTGCTTATGCCAAAAGCCGTGGGCTGTATGTTATCGGGGATGTCAAGCGCGGCGACATCGGTTCGACTGCTGAGGCTTACGCAAAAGGACATATTGGTGAGACTGATATATTCGGGAAAAGCTATAGAGCTTTTAACGAGGATGCAGTCACAGTCAATCCCTATCTGGGCACAGACGGCATAGACCCCTTTTTAAAACTGTGCAGTGACAGGATGATCTTCATCTTAGTCAAAACCTCGAATAAATCTTCAGGCGAATATCAGGACAGGATTTCTGACGGCAAAACGCTGTATGAGCTCGTTGCTGAGAACGTTAAGAAGTACGGCGAAACGCTTATGGGCAAATACGGTTACAGCGCCGCTGGGGCTGTTGTCGGCGCGACATACCCAAAACAGCTCGCGTCACTGCGTGAACAGTGCCCATCCACCTTCTTTCTTGTCCCGGGATACGGGGCACAGGGGGGCGGCGCTTCCGACGCTGCGGCTGCCTTTGACAAACGCGGGCTCGGCGCTGTCGTAAATTCCTCGCGCGGCATAATGTGCGCTTGGAAGAAAGAAAATTGCCACGGCAAAGACTTTGCCAAAGCCGCCCGCCGCGAAGCGATAAGAATGAAAGAAGACCTGCTTTCCGTTTTGGGCGGCAGGATAACATATTGA
- a CDS encoding dihydroorotase — protein MKLLIKNGFVIDKSGDLFGKYNILIEDDKIFDITPDDISEEIATEVIDAEGLIVAPGLVDMHCHLREPGFERKETIATGSRSAAAGGFTTIACMPNTNPVIDNKTVVEYVLSQAKTNAVIDVYPIGAITKNLEGKCLASIGEMKFAGIVAISDDGRPVMDSNIMKNAMVYAASFDTPVISHCEDTNLVCGGVMNEGYYSTIMGLRGIPASAEEAMIARDLVLARSLNIPIHIAHVSTRNGIQIIREAKAAGVLVTCETCPHYFSLTHEAVLGYNTAAKVNPPLRSSDDVAAVIEGLCDGTIDVIATDHAPHDPESKNCEFDRAASGMVGFETALSLGITNLVKTGKMELSDLLYKMTAKPADILRLNKGRLCEDGAADIVIFSEDEKRTVKAEKLQSKSKNTPFDGKELYGAVKYTICGGKVVVSQGELA, from the coding sequence ATGAAATTACTTATTAAAAATGGGTTTGTAATTGATAAAAGCGGCGATCTTTTTGGAAAATATAACATTCTTATTGAAGACGATAAGATATTCGATATCACACCTGACGATATAAGTGAGGAGATCGCTACAGAGGTCATCGATGCGGAAGGTCTTATTGTGGCGCCCGGGCTTGTAGATATGCACTGTCACCTGCGCGAGCCTGGTTTTGAACGTAAGGAGACTATCGCCACGGGAAGCCGCTCTGCGGCGGCAGGCGGTTTTACAACGATTGCATGTATGCCGAACACCAATCCTGTAATAGATAATAAAACGGTCGTGGAATATGTTTTGAGCCAGGCTAAAACCAATGCGGTCATAGATGTATACCCGATCGGCGCAATAACTAAAAATCTTGAAGGCAAATGCCTTGCCAGCATAGGCGAGATGAAGTTTGCCGGCATCGTCGCGATTTCAGACGACGGGCGCCCTGTCATGGACTCGAACATAATGAAAAACGCTATGGTCTATGCAGCATCCTTCGACACGCCTGTGATCTCACACTGCGAGGATACAAACCTTGTGTGCGGCGGGGTAATGAATGAGGGATATTACAGCACAATAATGGGGCTTCGCGGTATTCCGGCATCGGCTGAAGAGGCAATGATCGCCCGCGACCTTGTTCTTGCACGCAGCCTGAACATTCCTATCCATATCGCTCATGTCAGCACCAGAAACGGAATACAGATAATCCGTGAGGCAAAGGCGGCGGGGGTGCTGGTCACATGCGAGACCTGCCCGCACTATTTCTCGCTTACACATGAGGCTGTGCTGGGATATAACACCGCGGCAAAGGTCAACCCTCCGCTTAGAAGCAGTGACGATGTTGCTGCCGTTATCGAAGGCCTCTGCGACGGCACGATAGACGTAATAGCGACCGACCACGCTCCTCACGACCCGGAGAGCAAGAACTGTGAATTTGACCGCGCCGCAAGCGGAATGGTCGGGTTTGAAACTGCGCTCTCTCTTGGCATAACAAACCTTGTCAAAACTGGAAAGATGGAGCTTAGTGATCTTTTATATAAAATGACTGCAAAGCCGGCGGACATTCTGCGCCTTAATAAAGGCAGGCTTTGCGAAGACGGCGCCGCCGACATCGTTATATTCTCCGAGGACGAAAAGCGGACGGTCAAAGCCGAAAAATTACAAAGCAAGTCTAAAAATACGCCCTTTGACGGCAAAGAGCTTTACGGCGCAGTGAAATATACAATCTGCGGCGGAAAAGTGGTCGTTTCACAGGGTGAGTTAGCATAA
- a CDS encoding aspartate carbamoyltransferase catalytic subunit, with protein MSFRQKDLLGLRDLPPDDIRQILHSAETMRFVVNQPIKRAPHLLGKSIVELFYKESTRTRLSFSLATKYMQGTMSSVSFEDNENPRESLVEIAKTLDRMGADTIIIRHPMSGAAELAARNVRCSVINAGDGFNEHPTQALVDLFTILQHKGHIAGLRVAIVGDIMHSRVAKSNIYGLTKLGAKVSVGAPATLLPSGLERLGVEVFSTLQEAIIDSDVVMVVQVKEEMLKELRVPSKGEYGRFFSVNDERMKIAKPDAVFLHSGPIIKGVEVSSDIINSPCSLVEEQVTNGVAVQMAILHMFSKRVGANEITY; from the coding sequence ATGTCTTTTCGTCAAAAGGATCTCTTGGGGCTTCGCGATCTTCCGCCTGATGATATAAGGCAGATTCTGCACAGTGCTGAAACTATGCGCTTTGTCGTAAATCAGCCGATCAAACGCGCGCCGCATCTGCTCGGTAAGAGTATAGTAGAGCTTTTTTATAAGGAAAGCACAAGGACGCGTCTGTCTTTTTCTCTGGCGACTAAGTATATGCAGGGCACGATGTCTTCCGTCTCGTTTGAGGACAATGAGAATCCCCGTGAAAGCCTTGTTGAAATCGCTAAAACGCTTGACCGCATGGGTGCGGATACAATAATTATACGTCATCCGATGTCAGGCGCGGCAGAGCTTGCGGCTCGAAATGTCCGCTGTTCGGTAATCAACGCCGGAGACGGCTTCAACGAGCATCCGACGCAGGCGCTTGTTGACTTGTTCACGATATTACAGCATAAGGGACACATTGCCGGTCTGCGTGTCGCAATAGTAGGTGACATAATGCACAGCAGAGTCGCAAAAAGCAATATATACGGTCTTACAAAACTCGGCGCCAAGGTTTCTGTCGGCGCTCCGGCAACTCTTCTCCCGTCTGGGCTTGAAAGGCTCGGCGTTGAAGTTTTCAGCACTCTGCAGGAGGCAATAATTGACTCTGACGTTGTGATGGTCGTTCAGGTAAAGGAAGAGATGCTGAAAGAACTGCGTGTCCCGTCCAAGGGCGAATACGGGCGCTTTTTCAGTGTGAACGACGAGCGTATGAAAATCGCAAAACCCGATGCGGTTTTTCTCCATTCTGGTCCAATCATCAAGGGCGTCGAGGTTTCATCCGATATCATAAATTCCCCCTGTTCACTTGTCGAAGAACAGGTGACAAACGGCGTCGCTGTTCAGATGGCAATACTTCATATGTTTTCAAAAAGGGTTGGTGCAAATGAAATTACTTATTAA